One window of candidate division WOR-3 bacterium genomic DNA carries:
- a CDS encoding cyclic nucleotide-binding domain-containing protein: MKDFTRVTLFKYLSPQEINWLMVKWEPREVAKDTVIIKEGTMGDEMYLIESGKVEVFLTRGDLVLVLSELGEASFFGEMALLTDKPRSATVRAKTDCRLYVLKKQQFMEIINENPKVAAKFLLAMSEDLSHRIMVTNANLENYFLINRAIVDNESFRNLYILTHKAPSSSG; the protein is encoded by the coding sequence ATGAAGGATTTTACTCGTGTGACCCTGTTTAAATATCTCTCGCCTCAGGAGATAAACTGGTTGATGGTTAAATGGGAACCCCGGGAGGTGGCAAAGGATACGGTAATAATCAAAGAAGGGACGATGGGTGATGAAATGTATCTCATTGAATCCGGAAAAGTGGAAGTTTTTCTGACCCGGGGAGATTTGGTCTTGGTCTTGTCTGAACTTGGTGAAGCGTCGTTCTTCGGTGAGATGGCACTCCTCACGGATAAACCCCGCTCAGCGACGGTAAGGGCAAAGACCGATTGTCGGCTTTATGTTTTGAAGAAACAACAATTTATGGAGATTATTAACGAAAATCCTAAAGTAGCAGCAAAATTTTTACTGGCGATGAGCGAGGACCTTTCCCACCGGATTATGGTTACCAATGCTAACTTAGAGAATTATTTTTTGATTAACCGGGCAATTGTGGATAATGAGTCGTTCCGTAATTTATATATTCTGACCCATAAGGCCCCATCGTCTAGTGGTTAG
- a CDS encoding BREX system ATP-binding domain-containing protein yields MSAPNSKIVFHNIFGEGIVLETRWNGTETRVQFRSGLCIWLPTKWLKVLQVEEKELDRISSRRLVEAFRLGIVSHQDIEYFTLGRNYEIDMFKRALENLKNGNGGVFLIEGEYGSGKSHLAEYLRHLALKNGFATAYCELHLHETPPYRPKKIYHELVTSLRYIKNNCEYGFRDLLREAQDIELKDHCFLTPVLKKIKYIEQNDASSEVFWQWIEGESTKEYATDRNAPFRVRGGQVIPALYDFSTAADFYNYLISGLSFIARQLGLGGLVLIIDEFEEVNHIEEYPLQERGRAFLEGLVRIALDDEELKRINRYMLHNKVRPTPYSYKENYILLLLATTPGEDEWLTRLIKNKILLRKFTRPELELLFDNLLRIYKTAFPDFNLDLKIQSNILEGAIRKFSKELRMFIKYIVEAFDLVRFGKRG; encoded by the coding sequence TTGAGCGCGCCGAATTCTAAGATTGTTTTCCATAATATATTTGGGGAGGGGATAGTCCTGGAGACAAGGTGGAATGGGACTGAAACCCGGGTTCAATTCCGCAGTGGACTCTGCATCTGGCTACCCACAAAATGGCTTAAGGTCTTACAGGTTGAGGAAAAGGAGTTAGACCGTATCTCTTCTCGGAGATTGGTTGAGGCATTCCGGCTGGGCATAGTTTCCCACCAGGATATAGAATATTTTACGCTGGGACGGAATTATGAGATTGATATGTTTAAGAGGGCGCTCGAAAATTTAAAAAATGGGAATGGAGGAGTATTTTTGATTGAGGGAGAATATGGTTCAGGCAAATCCCATCTTGCGGAATATCTGCGGCATCTCGCACTGAAAAACGGCTTTGCCACCGCCTACTGTGAACTCCATCTCCATGAGACACCACCCTACCGCCCGAAGAAGATCTACCATGAACTGGTCACCAGTCTCCGGTATATAAAAAACAATTGCGAATATGGATTCCGGGATTTGCTCCGGGAGGCTCAGGATATAGAACTAAAGGACCACTGTTTTTTGACCCCGGTTTTAAAAAAAATCAAATATATTGAGCAAAATGATGCATCCAGCGAAGTTTTCTGGCAGTGGATTGAAGGGGAATCCACCAAGGAATATGCCACTGACCGGAATGCACCTTTTCGGGTGCGGGGTGGGCAAGTAATCCCTGCCTTATACGATTTCTCAACTGCTGCTGATTTCTATAATTATCTTATCAGTGGCTTGAGTTTTATTGCACGCCAGCTCGGTCTGGGCGGATTGGTTTTGATCATTGATGAATTTGAAGAAGTTAATCATATTGAGGAATATCCACTTCAAGAGCGGGGTCGGGCTTTTTTAGAAGGGCTGGTACGGATTGCCCTTGATGATGAGGAACTCAAAAGAATTAACCGGTATATGCTTCACAATAAGGTTCGTCCCACACCGTACTCCTACAAAGAAAATTATATTTTACTTCTCCTCGCCACCACTCCGGGCGAGGATGAATGGTTAACCCGGTTAATCAAAAATAAGATTTTATTGAGAAAATTCACCCGTCCTGAATTAGAATTGTTATTTGATAACCTCCTCCGCATTTATAAAACAGCCTTTCCGGATTTTAATCTTGACCTGAAGATTCAAAGTAATATATTGGAAGGTGCAATCCGGAAGTTCAGTAAAGAGTTGCGCATGTTTATAAAATACATCGTTGAGGCATTTGACCTGGTGCGCTTTGGAAAACGGGGCTAA
- a CDS encoding C25 family cysteine peptidase yields the protein MAVVFAYFLIAALRVNEIGDMGVEIHFGGREIELNKLYFSGATSFARPGEPDVPSLNLFVGIPQNGEVEVKIIEEQSEVLYNVDIKPVIFLALHEPPFKEDVSLQSDLYQIDQLYPEKIIEVSPPGYLRDLRTVNIKIHPVRYNPVRRELLIVRSLKIKVLFKGKPKSMPIVDSSFEEIYRRMLVNYDQCKNWRRERNLQTPKNPFTSGFWFKIEVGQEGLYKIDYETIKKAGIDPRQFDPRTMKIYTAPFELLPRNVLQAFPDSLMEVPVFVEGEEDCSFDRNDYLLFYGYPASHFVPDTFLNWYENGYARNNVYWFTFGGSYGKRMEKVNAQWNGSDPDTTVNEILHLEEDIHNPTRSGINWYWMDFSLGSAESTVVRMPIKHRFACGPTRLTMFIFDSMTPGSQYFWYLFALNGLTFFSDTILLPHRMQLPAIALTGEGNVYGDSSTFEFKVKRVFPDTINLTLYLNSFEFEYQRLTDMSEPFHAFFKSPGNYTIKCSRVHSKPFVLDITDLRQPRIFENYNLSGKTITFSVACDSFQLLYLTLLSSAKRVSLLPANPGRLRMPDEGCEYLIITHKNFYNSIMPLVNYRRQEYTTKVVTVDEIFDNFSYGKYDPLAIKHFLYHAYNHWNTVPKYVLIVGDATYDYKNNLGKENPPNYVPMYEWGTLLSGNPGIPDNGIYEGEYVNFFGTEAMILGRITVRTNQEVRDYIDKVFAYENGDIDGVWNKRIILAADDEYANHWEGTEHSDACEVLNNVVPASLYDRAKIYTLSYLPFPPHGPNTTKPMATEDFIKELNKGALIGCFFGHGNTFQLAHEKLFLETNIPQIKNGRRFFFFYFASCTVGRFDDSDHECLAEEFVRMRQGAIGAIGAHAGSWTNVNLSLGTTLFRLFTHPDTNLTMGECYYIAKHNAGGVHIHLMLGDPATRIRKVKENFNFQFLPDSVRPLEKLKITASKKPYYLTAYVKDTTHIKWIDATTVNRISGYIRRTVRIGDNLPDTVIYSYKIEGKEIYQGYWSTDTAKFTVPIIPTLHQPMIKLSGYKDRASATCDSIRVYGSAVPTTDQEGPEVSFYEGARPLKDGDWVDKTFILTGRVIDESGINLLNSKEDARGFFLYVGKDNITNRIDLRNSFIYNKNSDAEGEFKTEITLENSTDSITVYVSDNCFNQTIKKITLNANIYERVSIANVLIYPNPVKNDDGIWITFLLTQSARVTIKVYTVSGRLVKVLPTIPSSAGYNQRFWNCRDEAGDKLSNGVYLICITAEGNSGSDKKIEKFIIAR from the coding sequence ATGGCAGTTGTTTTTGCTTACTTCTTAATCGCCGCCTTAAGGGTTAATGAAATTGGGGATATGGGGGTGGAGATTCATTTTGGGGGAAGAGAGATTGAGCTGAATAAACTGTATTTTTCCGGTGCCACATCTTTTGCCCGGCCGGGTGAGCCTGATGTTCCTTCTTTAAATCTCTTCGTTGGTATACCCCAGAACGGTGAAGTGGAGGTCAAAATAATTGAAGAACAATCGGAAGTCCTTTATAATGTGGACATAAAACCTGTTATTTTTCTGGCTCTCCATGAGCCTCCGTTCAAGGAAGATGTATCTTTACAGAGTGATTTATATCAAATAGACCAACTATATCCTGAGAAAATTATTGAAGTCTCACCCCCTGGTTATCTCCGTGATTTAAGGACGGTTAATATTAAGATTCACCCGGTCCGTTACAATCCGGTGCGCAGAGAGTTATTGATTGTGCGGAGTTTGAAAATAAAAGTATTGTTCAAAGGTAAGCCTAAGAGCATGCCGATAGTGGATAGCTCTTTTGAGGAGATATACCGACGGATGCTCGTTAATTATGACCAGTGCAAAAACTGGCGCCGAGAAAGGAACCTGCAGACACCAAAAAATCCTTTCACCTCGGGTTTCTGGTTTAAGATAGAAGTAGGGCAAGAAGGGCTGTATAAGATAGATTATGAGACGATAAAAAAAGCAGGTATTGACCCCCGACAATTTGACCCCAGGACGATGAAGATTTATACCGCTCCATTTGAGTTGTTACCCCGGAATGTGCTCCAGGCATTTCCGGATTCCTTAATGGAAGTTCCGGTATTTGTGGAAGGTGAAGAGGATTGTTCTTTCGACCGTAACGATTATCTCTTATTCTACGGTTATCCAGCAAGCCACTTTGTCCCGGATACCTTCTTAAATTGGTACGAGAATGGTTATGCTCGCAATAATGTCTATTGGTTTACATTTGGAGGAAGTTATGGAAAAAGGATGGAGAAAGTGAATGCCCAGTGGAATGGTTCTGATCCGGATACAACGGTTAATGAAATTCTTCATTTGGAAGAGGATATTCATAACCCAACTCGTTCCGGGATAAACTGGTACTGGATGGATTTTTCACTGGGGAGTGCTGAGAGCACGGTGGTACGTATGCCCATCAAACATCGATTCGCCTGCGGACCAACAAGGCTCACCATGTTTATCTTTGACTCCATGACGCCTGGTTCCCAGTACTTCTGGTATCTTTTTGCTCTCAACGGTCTCACCTTTTTCAGTGATACTATCCTTTTGCCACACCGGATGCAATTACCGGCGATTGCTCTAACTGGAGAAGGGAATGTTTACGGTGATTCCTCAACCTTTGAATTCAAGGTAAAAAGGGTTTTTCCGGATACAATCAATCTTACTTTATATCTAAATTCTTTCGAGTTTGAATATCAACGCCTGACCGATATGTCGGAACCGTTCCATGCTTTTTTCAAAAGTCCCGGCAATTATACAATAAAGTGTAGTAGAGTGCACTCTAAACCATTTGTTCTTGATATCACGGATTTGCGCCAACCCCGGATATTTGAAAACTACAATTTATCAGGTAAGACGATAACCTTTTCGGTGGCGTGCGATTCTTTCCAGCTTTTATATCTTACACTTTTGAGTTCGGCAAAGCGCGTTTCACTCCTACCCGCTAATCCTGGGCGGTTAAGGATGCCGGATGAAGGTTGTGAATATCTGATCATCACCCATAAAAATTTCTACAATTCCATCATGCCCTTGGTTAATTATCGCCGGCAGGAGTATACGACCAAAGTCGTCACGGTTGATGAAATATTTGATAACTTTTCCTATGGAAAGTATGATCCGCTTGCAATAAAACATTTTCTCTATCATGCCTATAATCATTGGAATACTGTTCCAAAGTATGTATTAATCGTTGGTGATGCAACCTACGATTACAAAAACAATTTAGGAAAGGAAAATCCACCCAATTATGTGCCGATGTATGAATGGGGGACTTTACTTTCGGGTAATCCGGGAATTCCGGATAATGGCATCTATGAAGGGGAATATGTAAATTTCTTTGGCACCGAGGCAATGATTCTGGGTAGGATCACGGTGCGCACCAACCAGGAGGTGCGCGATTATATCGACAAGGTATTTGCCTATGAGAATGGTGATATCGATGGTGTTTGGAACAAAAGAATTATTCTGGCTGCGGATGATGAATATGCTAATCATTGGGAGGGTACTGAACATTCGGATGCCTGTGAGGTTTTGAACAATGTGGTGCCTGCTTCACTTTACGATCGGGCTAAGATTTACACTTTGAGCTATCTACCTTTTCCGCCCCATGGTCCGAATACCACAAAACCCATGGCGACCGAGGATTTTATAAAAGAACTTAATAAGGGTGCTTTGATTGGTTGCTTCTTTGGTCATGGGAATACCTTTCAACTTGCCCATGAAAAACTTTTCCTTGAGACCAATATCCCCCAGATAAAGAACGGGCGGAGATTTTTCTTTTTCTACTTTGCTTCCTGCACCGTGGGTCGATTTGATGACTCAGACCACGAATGTCTTGCTGAGGAATTTGTGCGCATGCGTCAGGGTGCGATCGGCGCTATCGGGGCGCACGCGGGATCCTGGACCAATGTTAATCTTTCGTTGGGTACCACATTGTTTAGATTATTCACCCATCCCGATACCAATCTCACCATGGGCGAATGTTATTATATCGCCAAACATAATGCGGGTGGAGTTCATATCCATTTAATGCTGGGTGACCCGGCGACTCGCATCCGGAAAGTGAAGGAGAATTTTAATTTTCAATTTCTCCCCGATTCCGTTCGTCCCTTAGAGAAATTAAAAATCACTGCCAGCAAAAAGCCATATTATCTTACGGCATATGTTAAGGATACGACCCATATTAAGTGGATTGATGCCACAACCGTAAATAGAATAAGTGGGTATATCCGGCGCACCGTCCGGATTGGAGATAACCTTCCTGATACGGTAATTTATAGTTATAAAATAGAGGGGAAGGAAATCTACCAAGGCTACTGGTCGACTGATACTGCAAAATTCACCGTGCCGATTATTCCTACACTCCATCAACCGATGATTAAATTGAGTGGCTACAAAGACCGCGCCAGTGCCACATGTGATTCAATCCGGGTCTATGGGAGTGCCGTTCCTACTACAGATCAGGAGGGTCCAGAGGTTTCATTTTATGAGGGAGCAAGACCATTAAAGGATGGAGACTGGGTGGATAAAACATTTATCCTTACCGGTCGGGTCATAGACGAAAGCGGTATCAATCTATTGAATTCCAAAGAAGATGCGCGGGGCTTTTTCCTTTATGTGGGCAAGGATAATATTACCAATCGGATTGATTTGAGAAATAGTTTTATCTATAACAAAAATTCAGATGCTGAGGGCGAATTTAAAACTGAGATTACCCTTGAAAATTCTACCGACTCTATCACAGTATATGTCAGTGATAATTGTTTTAATCAGACAATTAAAAAGATTACTCTTAATGCTAATATTTACGAACGGGTTTCCATCGCGAATGTTTTAATTTATCCCAATCCGGTAAAGAATGACGATGGGATCTGGATAACCTTTCTGCTCACCCAGAGTGCCCGAGTGACGATAAAAGTCTATACGGTTTCGGGTCGGCTGGTCAAAGTTTTGCCAACGATCCCGAGCTCCGCGGGCTACAATCAGAGATTTTGGAACTGCCGGGATGAAGCGGGCGATAAGCTGAGCAATGGTGTCTATCTGATCTGTATCACAGCCGAAGGAAATTCAGGTTCAGACAAGAAAATAGAAAAATTCATCATCGCCCGTTAG
- a CDS encoding BREX system ATP-binding domain-containing protein: MSEHIDPIVARLMINTLGGYGTPPELGIEYYTVGLDSYLKPLEEEYFNFPGRQSISTFKLVVGNYGGGKTHFLYSIRNLAWKYHYATSYVSLSATECPFDRLELVYKSVVLNITPPLKESEMMNPYERGIEALLRRWYTQVRMERDFLSLIKALESTSYTNCLKGALSNLAADDEEGFLTLVQWLKGEDIPREVKLRYRISEKIDRSSAFRMLRSLIQFVNTIGYNGLVLLFDEAERGMSISSARDKRRALDNLRQIIDECGNSRLPGAMFFYALSDENLLLEGTGGVYEALKQRLRSSFTRINPVGVKIDLERIEIEPMEFLLKLGEKLAHIYTAAYNCEFNDEMLKKSIKNMASVVLEMQLLDISYRRIFVVGMIDALQQLRSFNTPIDRETARQILKTRTKELLEKEKEEVERAEF, from the coding sequence ATGAGTGAACACATAGACCCGATTGTTGCCCGATTGATGATCAATACACTGGGTGGTTATGGGACACCACCGGAATTGGGAATTGAGTATTATACCGTGGGGCTGGATTCATATCTAAAACCCCTTGAAGAGGAATATTTTAATTTTCCCGGGCGGCAGAGTATTTCTACTTTCAAGTTGGTGGTGGGCAATTATGGAGGAGGCAAGACGCACTTCCTTTATTCCATTAGAAATCTCGCCTGGAAGTATCATTATGCCACAAGCTATGTTTCGCTGAGTGCTACCGAATGTCCATTTGACCGGCTGGAATTAGTTTATAAAAGTGTTGTCTTAAACATTACCCCGCCGCTGAAGGAAAGTGAGATGATGAATCCTTATGAAAGGGGCATTGAGGCATTGTTGCGTCGATGGTACACTCAGGTGCGGATGGAGCGCGATTTTCTATCCCTGATAAAAGCATTGGAAAGCACCAGTTATACTAATTGTCTAAAAGGCGCTTTGAGCAATCTTGCCGCCGATGATGAAGAAGGTTTCTTGACCTTGGTTCAGTGGTTGAAAGGAGAGGATATCCCCCGGGAGGTGAAATTGAGGTATCGGATTTCAGAAAAAATCGATCGCTCCAGTGCATTTCGTATGTTGCGTAGTTTGATTCAATTTGTGAACACCATCGGTTATAACGGTTTGGTATTGTTATTCGATGAGGCAGAAAGAGGCATGAGCATTTCATCAGCTCGGGATAAAAGAAGGGCACTCGATAATTTGCGGCAAATTATCGACGAATGTGGCAATTCCCGACTACCAGGGGCAATGTTCTTCTATGCCTTGTCCGATGAGAATTTACTCCTGGAGGGGACCGGTGGTGTCTATGAGGCATTAAAGCAGCGACTCCGGTCCAGTTTCACCCGCATAAATCCGGTGGGAGTAAAGATTGATCTGGAAAGAATTGAGATTGAGCCGATGGAATTCCTTCTCAAATTGGGTGAGAAACTGGCACATATTTATACTGCTGCTTATAATTGTGAATTTAATGACGAAATGCTAAAAAAATCCATTAAAAATATGGCGAGTGTGGTCCTTGAAATGCAGCTGCTGGATATCAGCTATCGCCGTATCTTTGTGGTCGGGATGATTGATGCATTGCAGCAGTTAAGAAGTTTTAATACTCCGATCGACCGTGAAACTGCCCGGCAAATCCTGAAGACCCGCACCAAGGAATTATTAGAAAAAGAGAAAGAAGAAGTTGAGCGCGCCGAATTCTAA
- a CDS encoding glycosyltransferase — MTGLILFIYTLVLLVLFFYSIHSYVLLFLHIKYRRNRRKDEKNCNLTLKEYPEVTIQLPIFNEKFVVRRLINSVLMVDYPKEKLEVQILDDSTDETTAIIEELIEEPLKSGFDIKHIRRGTRAGYKAGALQHGLNQARGEFIAIFDADFVPPRDFLKKLLPEFQDPAVAVVQARWGHLNAEESLLTRSQAIGLDNHFINEQELRNQAGFLINFNGTCGIWRKSAIIDAGGWSGDTLAEDLDLSYRVQLRGWRIKYRGDVIVPGELPADVDSFRLQQNRWAKGTFQVGLKLLREVLRSDLKPLVKYEAFVHLTCHINFLAMFLLGFFSFPIIYLKVEGIVARSYYTFASFFTVGALGYPLLYFFSQKFSYRDYQRRIIYIGGVIAYTMGLAISNTKAIIEAWLNKNIVFTRTPKSGGLKSRKYLTDGNFFMPFLEILFGLYMTFTFFYALVNQQLILLPFLGAYGFGFLNLGFNSLRDKITIFKPQEALCSRESS, encoded by the coding sequence TTGACTGGTTTGATACTTTTTATTTATACCCTCGTCCTGTTAGTATTGTTTTTCTATTCCATCCATTCCTATGTTCTTCTCTTCCTTCATATTAAATACCGGCGAAATCGAAGAAAAGACGAGAAAAATTGTAATTTGACCCTTAAAGAATATCCGGAGGTAACGATTCAACTCCCGATTTTTAATGAAAAATTTGTTGTGCGTCGTTTGATAAATAGTGTTTTAATGGTGGATTATCCCAAAGAGAAGCTGGAGGTTCAAATTCTTGATGATTCAACGGACGAGACGACGGCAATTATTGAAGAACTGATTGAAGAACCATTAAAGTCAGGTTTTGATATCAAACATATCCGGCGCGGAACTCGCGCGGGATACAAGGCAGGGGCGCTTCAGCATGGATTAAATCAGGCACGTGGTGAATTTATCGCCATATTTGATGCCGACTTTGTACCACCGCGCGATTTTTTGAAAAAACTTTTGCCCGAATTTCAAGACCCTGCAGTCGCAGTGGTGCAGGCACGCTGGGGGCATCTTAATGCTGAAGAATCATTGCTCACCAGGAGTCAGGCGATTGGGCTTGATAACCACTTCATTAACGAGCAGGAATTGAGAAATCAGGCGGGATTTTTAATCAATTTTAATGGCACCTGTGGAATATGGCGCAAATCGGCGATAATTGATGCGGGGGGCTGGTCCGGAGATACCCTGGCTGAAGACCTTGATCTTTCCTATCGTGTGCAATTGCGGGGCTGGCGTATTAAATATCGGGGTGATGTAATCGTACCCGGAGAATTACCGGCGGATGTGGATAGTTTCCGTCTTCAGCAAAATCGCTGGGCAAAAGGGACCTTTCAGGTTGGACTTAAATTATTGCGTGAAGTGCTGAGAAGCGATTTGAAACCTCTTGTCAAATATGAGGCATTTGTTCATCTCACCTGTCATATCAATTTCCTGGCAATGTTCCTTTTAGGGTTTTTCTCTTTCCCTATAATCTACTTAAAAGTTGAAGGGATCGTTGCCAGGTCTTATTATACTTTCGCCTCATTTTTCACCGTTGGTGCATTGGGTTATCCCCTCCTTTATTTCTTCTCGCAAAAATTTAGTTATCGGGATTACCAAAGGAGAATTATTTATATCGGGGGCGTAATCGCTTACACCATGGGATTGGCAATATCCAATACCAAAGCAATCATTGAAGCCTGGCTCAATAAAAATATCGTCTTTACCCGCACACCTAAAAGCGGGGGGTTGAAGAGTAGAAAATATTTAACCGATGGCAATTTCTTCATGCCTTTTTTAGAAATTCTATTTGGACTATACATGACATTTACCTTCTTTTATGCCCTGGTTAACCAGCAACTTATTTTGCTTCCGTTCCTGGGTGCCTATGGTTTTGGTTTTTTAAATCTTGGCTTTAATTCCCTAAGAGATAAAATCACAATATTCAAACCTCAGGAGGCATTATGCTCAAGAGAGAGCTCTTAG
- a CDS encoding Trm112 family protein, producing MLKRELLEILCCPKCKGDLTYDQQRQELLCLTCRLAYPIKDDIPIMLIDEARKIE from the coding sequence ATGCTCAAGAGAGAGCTCTTAGAAATTTTATGCTGTCCAAAGTGTAAAGGGGATTTAACATATGATCAACAGAGGCAAGAACTTCTATGTCTGACATGTCGGCTTGCTTATCCAATAAAAGATGATATTCCAATAATGCTCATTGACGAGGCACGAAAGATTGAGTAG